The following proteins come from a genomic window of Gordonia westfalica:
- a CDS encoding pyrimidine reductase family protein codes for MSDTTGREHGPDFDAPTFAEHLYADFPEGLRTNMVMSIDGSVSFRGRVGPLSSPADRALFHALRALSDVVLVGAATARVEKYGPPALSPELTELRSRTRGSGTSDIPRLAIVSLSCSLPEKSLDVPPGQRPIVITSARADTSAVGDRAEVIAVGDETIDLPAAIDELRARGLHRINCEGGPSLLDKLTEADLVDEFCVTMAPQVTAEGNPVTDPAAAVLSPLDTPRRFRLKHAVPHGDDVFLRYVR; via the coding sequence ATGAGCGACACGACCGGCCGGGAGCACGGTCCGGACTTCGATGCGCCGACCTTCGCCGAACACCTCTACGCCGATTTCCCTGAGGGACTCCGCACCAACATGGTGATGAGCATCGACGGTTCGGTGAGCTTCCGGGGCCGGGTCGGCCCGTTGTCCTCACCGGCCGACCGTGCTCTCTTCCACGCTCTTCGGGCGCTGTCCGACGTCGTGCTCGTCGGCGCGGCCACCGCGCGGGTCGAAAAGTACGGTCCCCCAGCCCTTTCCCCCGAGCTGACCGAATTGCGGTCACGCACCCGCGGCTCGGGAACCTCGGACATCCCACGCCTGGCGATCGTCTCGCTGTCCTGTTCGCTGCCCGAGAAGTCGCTCGACGTACCGCCCGGACAACGTCCGATCGTCATCACCTCCGCGCGTGCCGACACCTCCGCAGTGGGCGACCGGGCGGAGGTGATCGCCGTGGGCGACGAGACCATCGACCTTCCCGCCGCGATCGACGAACTGCGCGCCCGGGGGCTACACCGCATCAATTGCGAGGGCGGTCCGAGCCTGCTCGACAAACTCACCGAAGCCGACCTCGTCGACGAGTTCTGCGTGACGATGGCTCCTCAGGTGACCGCCGAGGGCAACCCGGTCACCGACCCTGCCGCCGCTGTCCTGAGTCCGCTCGACACCCCGCGTCGATTCCGGCTCAAACACGCCGTC
- a CDS encoding flavin reductase family protein: MVAIIDYPVFVVTAVAEGRRSGCLVGFATQTSIDPRRFLIGISQANHTHGVATSAEYLAVHLIPADQKELAELFGGQTGDEIDKFEHCRWSEGPYGLPILEDSERWFAARVLERIDVGDHTAHIVEPVDGAVSDDDPSRDSWAGFADTLHIEPGHDA, translated from the coding sequence ATGGTCGCGATCATCGATTACCCGGTGTTCGTGGTCACCGCCGTCGCCGAAGGGCGACGGTCCGGATGTCTCGTCGGGTTCGCCACCCAGACGAGCATCGATCCCCGACGCTTCCTGATCGGGATCTCGCAGGCGAACCACACGCACGGCGTCGCGACCTCCGCCGAGTACCTCGCGGTTCATCTGATACCGGCCGATCAGAAGGAGCTCGCCGAACTGTTCGGCGGGCAGACCGGCGACGAGATCGACAAGTTCGAACACTGTCGGTGGTCCGAGGGACCGTACGGGTTGCCGATCCTCGAGGATTCGGAGAGGTGGTTCGCCGCACGGGTACTCGAGCGCATCGATGTCGGGGACCACACGGCGCACATCGTCGAACCGGTCGACGGCGCGGTCTCGGACGACGACCCGTCACGCGACTCGTGGGCCGGGTTCGCAGATACCCTCCACATCGAGCCGGGACACGACGCATGA